In a single window of the Puniceicoccus vermicola genome:
- a CDS encoding ABC transporter permease produces MNKLRNLDLRKYGIVFAFFALCIIIAIIGEICVKNGTWMSNYFLTKENSIIVLRQVSINGILAIGMTYVILIAGVDLSVGSVLALAGIVAARFVTRSSDLVIGDMSHPILYPVLVVIGVGAICGFINGFIIARFRLQAFIVTMGMLSAARGLTLLTTGGNPVSSLDSTFREIGNGRIFSIPIPVIIFIGIFIVAWILLNKTVFGRYVYAVGGNEKSAQTSGINVQRIKVIVYTLCGVLSGIAGLILTARTGSAQTSAGASYELDAIAAVVIGGTSMLGGIGTLMGTLFGVLIIGVMNNGLDLLGVQSYYQQIIKGALIVAAVLLDPSRKQNR; encoded by the coding sequence ATGAACAAGCTACGAAATTTAGACCTTCGAAAGTACGGCATCGTATTCGCATTTTTCGCCCTCTGTATCATCATCGCCATCATCGGTGAGATTTGCGTGAAAAACGGAACATGGATGAGCAATTACTTCCTCACCAAGGAAAATTCCATCATCGTCCTGCGCCAAGTCTCCATCAATGGCATCCTCGCGATCGGAATGACCTACGTCATCCTCATTGCCGGAGTCGACTTGTCGGTCGGATCCGTCTTAGCCCTGGCCGGGATCGTGGCCGCTCGCTTCGTCACCCGGTCCTCTGACCTCGTGATCGGCGACATGAGCCACCCCATTCTCTATCCGGTTCTCGTAGTCATCGGAGTCGGGGCCATCTGCGGATTTATCAACGGATTCATCATCGCCCGCTTCCGGCTCCAGGCCTTCATCGTCACCATGGGGATGCTCTCAGCCGCCCGTGGGCTGACACTGCTGACCACCGGGGGAAATCCAGTCTCCTCCCTCGACTCCACCTTCCGGGAGATCGGAAATGGGCGCATTTTTTCCATCCCGATCCCGGTAATCATTTTCATCGGCATCTTCATCGTCGCATGGATTCTCCTCAATAAGACCGTCTTCGGCCGCTATGTCTACGCAGTCGGTGGCAATGAGAAGTCGGCCCAGACCTCCGGAATCAACGTTCAACGCATCAAGGTCATTGTTTATACGCTGTGCGGAGTTCTTTCCGGAATCGCAGGCCTCATTTTGACCGCCCGCACCGGCTCCGCCCAAACGAGCGCCGGAGCCTCCTACGAACTCGACGCCATCGCGGCCGTCGTGATTGGCGGGACATCGATGCTCGGAGGGATCGGAACTCTCATGGGAACCCTCTTCGGCGTCCTCATCATCGGAGTCATGAACAACGGACTCGATCTCCTCGGCGTCCAATCTTACTACCAGCAAATCATTAAGGGCGCGTTAATCGTAGCGGCCGTCCTGCTGGACCCCTCTCGCAAACAAAACCGTTAA
- a CDS encoding substrate-binding domain-containing protein encodes MKSITKKLFAALAIVLTFQVSHAEPKHDGPVKIAVLMYGMKAEFVQLMERAAYDYPGVKSGEVELTVYDGRYDPLVQNNQAETAIRTGHDAIIINPMDFNANIDVVTMANDAGIPVIVTNARLNTDEMTAEVVSDDVEGGYLEGKAVIEAMGGSGNVIILEGPKGGSGEIQRGQGIEKAIAEYPAGSIKILERKTANWSRAEALPIMENWLMKHRGRINGVIGQNDEMALGAIEAIESTGGDVSDYAIAGIDGVTDAIYAVKDGKMTSILQDARGQMQGSLDVALRHVLGPDFQPESDIWEQYEGQLEWNDGMSKRYDIPWTVVTIENADALLEMRN; translated from the coding sequence ATGAAATCAATCACCAAAAAACTATTCGCCGCTCTTGCCATTGTCTTAACTTTCCAAGTGAGTCATGCGGAGCCGAAACATGACGGACCCGTCAAGATCGCCGTCTTGATGTACGGGATGAAGGCTGAATTCGTCCAGCTCATGGAGCGAGCCGCCTACGACTATCCCGGCGTAAAAAGCGGAGAAGTCGAATTGACCGTCTACGACGGCCGCTACGACCCGCTCGTTCAAAACAACCAGGCCGAAACGGCCATTCGCACCGGCCATGACGCCATCATCATCAACCCGATGGACTTCAACGCGAATATCGACGTTGTGACGATGGCCAACGATGCCGGAATTCCCGTGATCGTTACCAACGCCCGCCTGAACACCGACGAGATGACTGCAGAAGTCGTTTCCGACGATGTCGAGGGCGGCTATCTCGAAGGTAAAGCCGTCATCGAAGCCATGGGAGGCTCCGGCAACGTCATTATCCTCGAAGGACCGAAAGGCGGTTCCGGCGAAATCCAACGCGGCCAAGGTATTGAAAAAGCCATTGCGGAATACCCTGCAGGCTCGATCAAGATCCTCGAACGCAAGACCGCAAACTGGTCACGCGCCGAAGCCCTTCCGATCATGGAAAACTGGCTCATGAAACACCGCGGTCGCATCAACGGCGTTATCGGTCAAAACGACGAAATGGCTCTGGGTGCAATCGAAGCAATCGAAAGCACGGGAGGCGACGTATCCGACTACGCCATCGCCGGGATCGACGGAGTTACCGACGCGATCTATGCAGTGAAAGACGGCAAAATGACCTCGATCCTGCAAGATGCCAGAGGCCAGATGCAAGGCTCCCTCGACGTAGCCCTGCGCCACGTCCTCGGCCCCGACTTCCAACCCGAATCGGACATCTGGGAACAATACGAAGGCCAACTCGAATGGAACGACGGAATGTCGAAACGCTACGACATCCCTTGGACGGTCGTTACCATCGAAAACGCTGACGCACTCCTCGAAATGCGCAACTAA
- a CDS encoding LacI family DNA-binding transcriptional regulator, with the protein MKSTTMKDVAKHTGFSISTVSHVINKTRNVETNTRRKILKAMKDLNYVPNTLIRSINKTAVRTIGAIIADIREDFYTEIVTALQARAMEHGYNLLLCDSQESAEKEQFHLNTMTSKEVSAIILAPVDTSATFETLSDSSIPVVMVDRFNEHLPADFVGIDNAQSGAHATRHLLEKGCQNICFLGHHENIYTIAQRQQGYQSALQAASKSSGKTLQIEYFQGAPNKNIGTSELKNFFKKNTDLDGVICGTSSICFEAISVLEALNRKVPKDVRIVTYDDNKWFDYLRTPITSIIQPTSEIASEAVDIAVDRIERPSTIKRKIFLDFSIQER; encoded by the coding sequence ATGAAGAGCACAACTATGAAGGACGTGGCGAAGCACACCGGCTTCTCCATCTCAACCGTATCCCACGTCATCAACAAGACCCGGAACGTCGAAACCAATACGCGGCGCAAGATCCTGAAAGCCATGAAGGATCTGAACTACGTTCCCAATACTCTCATCCGAAGCATCAATAAAACCGCCGTGCGGACCATCGGGGCGATTATTGCCGACATCCGGGAAGACTTCTACACCGAGATCGTGACCGCCCTGCAAGCCCGAGCCATGGAGCACGGCTACAACCTCCTCCTCTGCGACTCTCAGGAAAGCGCCGAAAAAGAACAGTTCCACCTGAATACGATGACGAGCAAAGAAGTCAGCGCCATCATCCTCGCCCCGGTCGACACGAGCGCCACCTTCGAAACCCTCTCCGACTCTTCCATTCCGGTGGTCATGGTCGATCGCTTCAACGAACATCTACCAGCCGATTTCGTGGGAATCGACAACGCCCAAAGCGGAGCTCACGCCACCCGCCACCTACTCGAAAAAGGCTGCCAGAACATCTGCTTCCTCGGCCACCACGAAAACATCTACACCATTGCCCAACGCCAGCAGGGCTACCAAAGCGCCCTCCAAGCCGCCAGCAAAAGCAGCGGCAAGACCCTCCAAATCGAATATTTTCAAGGCGCGCCGAACAAGAACATCGGCACGAGCGAACTCAAAAACTTCTTCAAGAAGAATACCGATCTCGACGGCGTCATTTGCGGGACTTCCTCCATTTGCTTCGAAGCCATTAGCGTTCTGGAAGCCCTAAACCGCAAGGTCCCCAAGGACGTCCGCATCGTCACCTACGACGACAACAAGTGGTTCGACTACCTCCGAACCCCAATTACCAGCATCATCCAGCCGACCAGCGAAATTGCCAGCGAAGCCGTCGACATCGCCGTCGACCGGATCGAACGCCCCTCCACGATTAAGAGGAAGATATTTCTGGATTTCTCCATCCAGGAACGCTGA
- a CDS encoding sugar ABC transporter ATP-binding protein — protein MSAPTPLLSVKGIRKTFGKVCAIDHVDFTLMPGEVHALCGGNGAGKSTFLRIVMGFLQPDCGEIRIKGRICQFSNAKQALNAGITIVQQELSMIPDISVAENIFLGQEPRKKLGFVDFKQLNEKAQALLDELDFDIKATRLTRTLSVAEQQLVEIAKALSHSNADIIFFDEPTSTIGEKDSLKLFKAIRKLSEKGKGVIYVSHRMSEIFTICNRYTVFRDGRYICEGDIQDISREKLIEEIVGGELNEEFAKYNKPTDEPLLTINELTSKPDFADVSITVKKGEIVGLYGLVGAGRTRLLDALFGIAPIENGTIQIGEKKLKKHSTRDAIRAGMAYVTEDRKETGLVLCGSVADNTSISSLPHFTRAGILNRKKEQTQVNAAVKAFNVKTPNTQELVQNLSGGNQQKVILAHWSMTQPDVLLLDEPTRGIDVGAKKEIYRYMSEQALTGKCILMVSSELPEIIGMSDRILVFKKGRVVAERKQEEATQTELLNLAS, from the coding sequence ATGTCAGCACCCACCCCACTTCTGAGCGTAAAAGGCATTCGAAAGACCTTCGGAAAAGTTTGCGCAATCGATCATGTCGATTTCACCCTGATGCCCGGAGAAGTGCATGCACTTTGCGGCGGAAACGGCGCCGGCAAAAGCACATTCCTCCGCATCGTCATGGGCTTCCTCCAGCCCGATTGCGGAGAGATTCGCATCAAAGGCAGAATTTGCCAGTTCTCCAATGCCAAGCAGGCTCTCAATGCCGGAATCACGATCGTACAACAGGAGTTGAGCATGATCCCGGACATCAGCGTCGCGGAGAATATTTTCCTCGGGCAGGAACCGCGCAAGAAGCTGGGATTCGTCGATTTCAAACAGCTCAATGAGAAAGCCCAGGCTCTTCTCGACGAACTCGACTTCGACATCAAGGCCACTCGCCTCACCCGCACTCTGAGCGTCGCAGAACAACAACTGGTCGAGATCGCCAAGGCCCTCTCCCACTCCAATGCGGATATCATTTTCTTCGACGAGCCGACCTCGACCATTGGAGAAAAGGACAGCCTAAAACTCTTCAAAGCCATCCGTAAGCTCTCCGAAAAAGGAAAAGGCGTCATCTACGTTTCGCACCGCATGTCGGAGATCTTCACGATCTGCAATCGATACACCGTTTTCCGCGACGGGCGTTACATCTGCGAAGGAGACATCCAAGACATTTCCCGCGAAAAGCTGATTGAAGAAATCGTTGGCGGAGAACTGAACGAAGAATTCGCCAAATACAACAAGCCTACGGACGAGCCTCTATTGACGATTAACGAGCTGACCTCGAAGCCCGACTTCGCAGACGTCTCCATCACCGTTAAAAAAGGCGAGATCGTCGGCCTCTACGGCTTGGTCGGAGCCGGTCGAACCCGACTCCTCGACGCCCTTTTCGGAATCGCCCCCATCGAAAACGGGACCATCCAAATCGGAGAGAAGAAGCTCAAGAAACACTCGACGCGCGATGCGATTCGCGCCGGCATGGCCTACGTCACCGAAGACCGCAAAGAGACCGGTCTCGTCCTCTGCGGATCGGTCGCGGACAACACCTCCATCTCGTCCCTGCCCCATTTTACCCGCGCCGGAATTCTCAATCGAAAAAAAGAGCAAACCCAAGTCAACGCGGCGGTAAAAGCCTTCAACGTCAAAACCCCGAACACCCAGGAACTCGTCCAAAACCTGTCCGGCGGCAACCAGCAGAAAGTCATCTTGGCCCACTGGTCGATGACCCAACCCGACGTTCTCCTCCTGGACGAACCGACGCGTGGAATCGACGTTGGAGCCAAGAAGGAGATCTACCGATACATGTCCGAACAAGCTCTAACGGGAAAATGTATTCTGATGGTATCCTCCGAGCTCCCCGAAATCATCGGAATGAGCGACCGAATCCTCGTTTTCAAGAAAGGCCGAGTCGTTGCCGAACGAAAACAAGAAGAGGCCACCCAGACCGAACTCCTGAATCTGGCCTCCTGA